A genomic stretch from Cloacibacterium caeni includes:
- a CDS encoding HipA family kinase: MKDLNLRNVTVMRYILPLREGGSLPALAEADDDFKYVLKFRGAGHGVKMLISELLGGKIAEILGLKIPELVFANLDVDFGRTEADEEIQDLLKFSEGLNLGLHYLSGAIAYDPSMKIDALLASKIVWLDAFITNIDRTFKNTNLLWWHKELWVIDNGASFYFHHSWQNFDAAAKTPFKYVKDHVLLPQASKLDEADAFAKSILNDEVFRTIVNLIPEDWLQWNDADESPEEIREIYFNFLKTRLEHSEIFLNEAKNARG; the protein is encoded by the coding sequence ATGAAAGACTTAAACTTAAGAAATGTTACGGTAATGCGTTACATTCTTCCGCTGCGTGAAGGTGGAAGTTTGCCTGCATTAGCAGAAGCGGATGATGATTTTAAATACGTTTTGAAATTCCGAGGCGCTGGTCACGGTGTTAAAATGCTGATCTCTGAACTTTTGGGCGGAAAAATTGCTGAAATTCTAGGTTTGAAAATTCCAGAATTGGTTTTTGCGAATCTAGATGTAGATTTCGGAAGAACTGAAGCCGATGAAGAAATTCAGGATTTACTGAAATTTTCAGAAGGCCTAAACTTAGGTTTGCATTATCTTTCTGGAGCTATTGCATATGATCCAAGCATGAAAATAGATGCACTTTTGGCTTCTAAAATTGTTTGGCTTGATGCGTTTATTACGAATATTGACCGTACTTTCAAAAATACTAATCTTCTTTGGTGGCATAAAGAATTATGGGTGATTGATAATGGAGCTTCTTTTTACTTCCATCATTCATGGCAAAATTTTGATGCAGCTGCGAAAACACCTTTCAAATATGTAAAAGACCACGTTTTGCTTCCTCAAGCCAGCAAATTAGACGAAGCTGATGCCTTTGCAAAATCGATTTTAAATGATGAAGTTTTCAGAACGATTGTGAATTTAATTCCTGAAGATTGGTTGCAGTGGAATGATGCCGATGAATCGCCAGAAGAAATACGAGAAATTTATTTTAATTTCTTGAAAACCAGATTAGAACATTCAGAAATCTTTTTAAACGAAGCCAAAAATGCAAGAGGATAA
- a CDS encoding DUF3037 domain-containing protein — MQEDKIYEYAVIRLVPKVEREEFFNIGLVMFSKKEKYIRVEFYLCKDKFQLMHSKLDYDEVFKNLENFQKVAKGEKEGGPIALLEIPERFRWLTAVRSAVIQTSRPHPGKSKDLDKTFDRLFEELVK, encoded by the coding sequence ATGCAAGAGGATAAAATTTACGAATACGCAGTAATAAGACTTGTTCCGAAAGTTGAAAGAGAAGAATTTTTCAACATAGGATTGGTAATGTTTTCTAAGAAAGAGAAATACATAAGAGTAGAATTTTATCTCTGTAAAGACAAATTCCAACTGATGCACAGCAAATTAGACTACGATGAAGTTTTTAAAAATCTGGAAAACTTCCAAAAAGTTGCCAAAGGCGAAAAAGAAGGCGGCCCAATTGCTTTGCTGGAAATTCCTGAACGTTTTCGTTGGCTCACTGCAGTAAGAAGTGCTGTGATTCAAACATCCAGACCTCATCCTGGAAAATCTAAAGATTTGGACAAAACTTTTGACAGACTTTTTGAAGAATTGGTAAAATAA